The following proteins are co-located in the Carassius gibelio isolate Cgi1373 ecotype wild population from Czech Republic chromosome A9, carGib1.2-hapl.c, whole genome shotgun sequence genome:
- the LOC128019993 gene encoding serine/arginine repetitive matrix protein 2, translating to MECAVNTGPDDEPSDTAVPYEVITVKDESETPKKKNKKHKKHKSKKKRKKRKGEKESSSESGVDSDGDSQTRTSVKKDGSSNPEADDHANATKNCIEDLSDVEADAKVKKQKHRGGKKKKKKRRKEEEKQEKKSSSRSRSASTSVSGSDSEPDSKQSQKLEVANLKMDRKSPITAAKFSKDKFKDSTAQLEDKKTEITSDHTEEASLKLGEIKPMSPEIAHAIITERDMKVETVGEHENFGKAQELPDIIPKQENVHKEQAVQKDISKESNGNQKEKKKQSISRSRSRSRSLSDTKGKKSKHSCSRTPKKSSGKSGRHNDRSSSRDRSVSGSGGKDRTKRRRSRSPRRSPSKVKKKTGRRSRSLSGRRAYGSDSRSHTRTKRSRTRSPRRGHRSRSRSTGRSRRSRSRSKQSISQRKNRRSRSRSRSVRRGRHSRSRSRKKTPPRLRRSRSRSVRRGRRTRSRSIVILKRSRSRLRRNRRSRSRSARRRSGSRSPRRQSKSRSPQRTRPSASRSPAACQRRSKSRSPHSTKSQSASPQRHKRSKSRTSSHNSKSESPILGRTKKQKGTPSRSVSPRCTSRSRSISRERQSSDRSISPTKRAHSKSPTKEEKSLKDKILKDTSETKQPVLDPVEENLEIKGSAGLSGWKPVSTECTSVQNPSNEDVKSSECETQSKNIEQEPEHPSECEGRSNRSRSLSSEPVPQHITVGTDQDDRSGSSRSPSPSKVKESKSSNRTSPVRRKRSKSASPTQKRRSKSKSVSSKRRSRSPVRKRKSRSPSHSRKKRTKSRSPVRKRRSRSTNRRAKSRSKSHTRAKRSKSKSPKRKRSKSRSPARKRRSKSRSPARKRRSRSRSRARQSRSRRSRSVSRRRRPAFRGRSFDRRDRWKREPSHSPILILRKRRSTSRSRRSSSKTPPRLTDLDKDQLLEIAKANAAAMCAKAGMPIPESLKPKAILQLPLPTPAPTPLSLPLPLPVPNLPMNLPMGIPGMTAMPNMTMNAAMASMTAATMTAALSNMGALASMPPMAPLPTITNKPPSAPTPNLASIEEVKRKVTQQANSISIKEFTEKCKQIAESKEEMSIARPHVSDDDDDDERR from the exons ATGATGAGCCATCTGATACTGCTGTTCCGTATGAAGTCATTACTGTAAAGGATGAAAGTGAgacaccaaaaaagaaaaacaagaagcaTAAGAAACACAAAAGTAAAAAGAAACGTAAGAAGCGTAAGGGTGAAAAGGAGAGTAGCTCTGAATCAGGAGTTGACTCAGATGGTGATTCCCAAACCAGAACAAG tgtgaaAAAAGATGGCTCATCTAACCCTGAGGCTGATGATCATGCGAATGCCACAAAAAACTGTATAGAAG ACCTCAGTGATGTGGAAGCTGATGCCAAGGTTAAAAAGCAGAAACATCGTGGtgggaaaaagaagaagaaaaaaagacggAAAGAGGAGGAAAAGCAGGAGAAAAAGTCCTCCTCTCGCTCAAGGTCAGCGAGTACCTCAGTGTCAGGGTCAGACTCAGAACCAGACTCCAAACAATCACAAAAATTGGAGGTAGCAAATTTAAAGATGGACAGAAAGTCACCTATCACTGCAGCtaaattttcaaaagacaaatttaaaGATAGCACAGCTCAGTTGGAAGATAAAAAGACAGAAATTACTTCTGATCACACTGAAGAAGCAAGTTTAAAATTAGGAGAAATAAAACCGATGTCTCCTGAGATTGCACATGCAATAATCACAGAGAGGGACATGAAGGTGGAAACTGTTGGGGAACATGAAAACTTTGGGAAAGCTCAAGAACTTCCTGATATTATCCCTAAGCAAGAGAATGTGCACAAAGAGCAAGCTGTCCAGAAGGACATTTCAAAGGAATCAAATGGGaatcagaaagaaaagaaaaaacagtccATCTCcaggtcaaggtcaaggtcacGATCGCTTTCAGACACTAAAGGGAAAAAATCCAAACACAGTTGCTCTAGAACTCCAAAGAAGTCATCTGGTAAATCAGGACGTCATAATGACAGATCATCTTCAAGGGACAGGTCTGTGTCTGGCTCTGGTGGGAAGGATAGAACAAAACGTAGAAGATCTAGGTCTCCAAGACGGTCCCCGTccaaagtaaaaaagaaaactggACGGAGGTCAAGGTCACTCTCTGGAAGAAGAGCATATGGCTCTGACTCGAGGTCCCACACAAGGACCAAAAGATCCAGGACCAGGTCTCCACGACGTGGTCATCGTTCAAGATCTAGGTCAACTGGAAGATCAAGACGTTCACGCTCAAGATCAAAACAATCTATTTCACAGCGGAAGAATCGGCGCTCAAGATCAAGGTCCAGATCTGTACGGAGAGGAAGACACTCAAGGTCCCGCTCTCGAAAGAAAACTCCTCCTCGTTTGAGGCGGTCCAGGTCTAGATCTGTCCGAAGAGGCAGGCGAACTCGCTCAAGATCCATTGTGATCCTTAAGCGTTCTAGATCACGCTTGAGAAGAAACAGAAGATCTAGATCAAGATCTGCTCGCAGAAGATCAGGTTCAAGAAGCCCAAGACGTCAAAGTAAGTCTCGGTCACCTCAACGCACCAGGCCCTCTGCGTCACGTTCTCCGGCAGCCTGTCAAAGGAGGTCAAAATCTAGGAGCCCTCATAGCACAAAGTCACAGTCAGCATCTCCTCAACGACATAAAAGATCAAAGTCACGGACATCTTCACATAATTCAAAGTCTGAATCCCCAATATTAGGAAGAACTAAAAAGCAAAAAGGTACACCGTCAAGATCAGTTTCTCCGAGATGCACATCAAGATCAAGATCCATTTCTAGGGAGCGACAGTCATCAGATAGAAGTATATCTCCTACCAAGAGGGCACACTCTAAATCTCCGACAAAGGAGGAAAAGTCCTTAAAGGATAAGATTTTGAAAGATACCTCAGAGACTAAACAGCCAGTTTTAGATCCTGTGGAGGAAAATCTAGAAATAAAAGGGTCAGCAGGGTTAAGTGGATGGAAACCAGTGTCTACTGAATGTACATCTGTGCAAAATCCATCAAATGAAGATGTAAAATCATCAGAATGtgaaacacaaagtaaaaacattGAGCAAGAGCCCGAACATCCCTCTGAATGTGAAGGGAGATCAAACCGATCCAGATCTTTGTCCTCAGAGCCAGTTCCTCAACATATTACTGTAGGGACAGATCAAGATGATCGCTCAGGGAGCTCACGATCACCTTCACCGAGTAAAGTTAAAGAATCAAAGTCCTCCAACAGAACATCACCTGTTCGTAGAAAGCGCTCCAAATCAGCTTCTCCCACACAGAAAAGGCGATCCAAGTCTAAATCTGTCAGTAGCAAGAGGAGGTCAAGATCTCCTGTACGAAAACGCAAGTCCAGGTCTCCCTCACATAGTCGTAAAAAGAGGACAAAATCTCGGTCTCCTGTTCGGAAAAGAAGATCAAGATCAACCAATCGAAGGGCAAAATCACGATCAAAATCTCACACAAGAGCAAAGCGCTCAAAATCAAAGTCCCCCAAGCGGAAACGGTCAAAGTCTAGATCGCCAGCTCGAAAAAGAAGGTCCAAATCGCGTTCCCCTGCTAGAAAGAGAAGATCTCGTTCACGGTCAAGGGCTCGTCAGTCACGATCCAGAAGGTCACGTTCTGTTTCACGTCGGAGGAGACCAGCATTTCGTGGACGATCTTTTGATCGACGAGATCGATGGAAACGTGAACCAAGTCATTCACCAATTTTGATTCTCCGTAAGAGGAGGTCCACCTCAAGATCTCGTCGCAGTTCTAGCAAGACGCCACCACGTCTCACTGACCTAG ATAAAGATCAACTTTTGGAGATTGCGAAGGCTAATGCTGCTGCAATGTGCGCTAAAGCCGGAATGCCCATACCTGAAAGTCTCAAGCCTAAGGCAATTCTGCAGTTACCTCTGCCAACCCCAGCTCCAACCCCATTGTCTTTGCCTCTGCCACTTCCTGTGCCCAATTTACCTATGAATCTGCCCATGGGTATACCAGGTATGACTGCAATGCCTAACATGACAATGAACGCTGCCATGGCAAGTATGACTGCAGCGACAATGACTGCTGCTCTCTCCAACATGGGTGCTCTGGCATCTATGCCACCGATGGCCCCACTTCCTACCATTACCAACAAGCCCCCTTCAGCACCTACACCTAATCTGGCTAGTATTGAGGAGGTGAAGAGGAAAGTGACTCAACAAGCTAACAGCATTAGCATCAAAGAGTTTACAGAG aaatgtaaacAGATTGCTGAGAGCAAGGAGGAGATGAGCATTGCACGGCCACATgtttcagatgatgatgatgatgatgagagacGG TAA
- the LOC128019994 gene encoding calcipressin-1 isoform X1, whose product MMQQSNNENSEATVDVHFTDLTDSLVAWKVPVDVFAIENPLRASFEDLFHAFDRNVTFQYFKSFRRVRINFTNALAAAEARAKLHKSDFNGREVRLYFAQSVHIGSPHLEPPKPDKQFLLSPPPSPPVGWEQSKDAKPVINYDLLCAIARLGPGEKYELQPGTPTTPSVVVHVCENNQESSGNKEDMDEGRRPRPKIIQTRRPEFTPSVMQ is encoded by the exons ATGATGCAGCAGTCGAATAATGAGAACAGCGAGGCAACAGTGGACGTGCATTTTACCGACTTGACTGATTCACTGGTGGCCTGGAAAGTTCCTGTGGatgtttttgccattgaaaaCCCTTTAAGA GCAAGTTTTGAGGATCTGTTCCATGCCTTTGACCGAAACGTCACCTTCCAGTACTTTAAGAGTTTTCGTCGGGTGAGAATTAATTTCACCAATGCTCTGGCCGCTGCAGAGGCAAGAGCAAAGCTGCACAAAAGTGATTTTAATGGCAGGGAGGTGCGACTCTATTTTGCCCAG TCTGTGCACATTGGCAGTCCACACCTGGAGCCTCCTAAACCAGATAAGCAGTTCCTCCTGTCCCCTCCTCCATCACCTCCTGTTGGTTGGGAGCAGTCAAAGGACGCCAAACCTGTCATTAACTATGACCTACTGTGTGCCATCGCCAGACTAGGGCCAG GTGAAAAGTATGAACTTCAACCAGGAACTCCCACGACTCCCAGCGTGGTTGTGCATGTTTGCGAAAACAATCAAGAAAGCTCAGGAAATAAGGAGGATATGGATGAAGGCAGACGTCCACGTCCAAAAATCATCCAGACCCGTCGACCAGAATTCACTCCCTCTGTCATGCAGTGA
- the LOC128019994 gene encoding calcipressin-1 isoform X2 yields the protein MHLKTLKCNPFCLIASLEDPDMFNRPEQRASFEDLFHAFDRNVTFQYFKSFRRVRINFTNALAAAEARAKLHKSDFNGREVRLYFAQSVHIGSPHLEPPKPDKQFLLSPPPSPPVGWEQSKDAKPVINYDLLCAIARLGPGEKYELQPGTPTTPSVVVHVCENNQESSGNKEDMDEGRRPRPKIIQTRRPEFTPSVMQ from the exons atgcatctgaaaacctTGAAGTGTAACCCTTTCTGCCTTATCGCTTCCTTAGAGGATCCAGATATGTTTAACAGACCTGAGCAGAGG GCAAGTTTTGAGGATCTGTTCCATGCCTTTGACCGAAACGTCACCTTCCAGTACTTTAAGAGTTTTCGTCGGGTGAGAATTAATTTCACCAATGCTCTGGCCGCTGCAGAGGCAAGAGCAAAGCTGCACAAAAGTGATTTTAATGGCAGGGAGGTGCGACTCTATTTTGCCCAG TCTGTGCACATTGGCAGTCCACACCTGGAGCCTCCTAAACCAGATAAGCAGTTCCTCCTGTCCCCTCCTCCATCACCTCCTGTTGGTTGGGAGCAGTCAAAGGACGCCAAACCTGTCATTAACTATGACCTACTGTGTGCCATCGCCAGACTAGGGCCAG GTGAAAAGTATGAACTTCAACCAGGAACTCCCACGACTCCCAGCGTGGTTGTGCATGTTTGCGAAAACAATCAAGAAAGCTCAGGAAATAAGGAGGATATGGATGAAGGCAGACGTCCACGTCCAAAAATCATCCAGACCCGTCGACCAGAATTCACTCCCTCTGTCATGCAGTGA